The region CACAGCTTAGCGTTGACCTTGTAGAGCTCCAAGGCTTTGACCGCCGCCGCATTATTATCCATGCGGTTGAAGCCGACAGACGAGGCACACCATGAGTTGGAGCAGGACTCATTCCCACAGCCCTCCGTTAACTGGTGGTAGTAGCGCTCTATTAGATGTTTGGCAGCCGCTCGCTTCCTGTATTCAGAGGTGACGCACattagaagattttttttttttttaatcctgacACTGTCACAAGTTGTTGGCAAATATTATTTACAAATCAGAAACAGTTTGATTCTTAAATTAGATATGGATGAGTTATGGGTGATTCCTGACAATTTAACAGTCAGAACATTCACGATTTGTCCGCTGCTGATAAACTGAACTATTGTCATTTGATTACTAAAATGCACAATGTCCAGGGCTGCAGATGGAGGAAAACAGTAGCATGCTGGAGCcactttgtgctgttgttgtcatgACCCATTGTGCACACATGATCACATGATAGTGAAGGTGTTCCCGTCAAAAACACCGATGTGGTTGAGTGTGGACTTACATCCGGCTTGCTTCTGGGTTTTCTATTTCAGGCTCCTCGTATTCtctacagagacaaacacagcagaggtgTGACATGTTGACTGCAGCTGAAACCAGACTCTGTTGGAGCATCAGCATAATAAAACCGCTGCTAGCTCAGAACTAAAGACACTGTGCCAAAGCAGAGAGGTTACAGCTACACCGCCTCAACAACAGTCCGTTTTATTTAATAGATGCTCGTTGATACGTGAACCTTTTTACAATAAACCTCTGACATGACgtgaagcagcagaaatgtcagGTCCCCCCTGACGCTcacttagcatgctaacataaCAGCTACTGCAAGCACGCCGGCCGTATATTAAGTATTATTCATGCAAAACTGTGACTTCCACATTTAAATTGATTATCACGTCTTCATGCTGCTAGCCAACACCTGTGAGGTGCTGAGAATAGATCCACCAATATTaaccacagagcagcagcatcctgACGGCTAGCAGCAGCTGGCCAGCTAGTTAGCCGTGCTAGCTGTGAGCATCCGCGGCTCTTTCCTGAGAGCGTCCCCACCTCTCTGGTCCTCCTGCCGGGCTGGTCTCGGCCTGTGGTGGCGCACACTCACAGTCCTCCTTCTCGTCGGAATTCATACGAGACTTTCTCCTCAGTGGTTTGTTATCCTGCGGCTGTCGGTGGATGTGCCGGCCCCTTCACAGGCTGAGCTCCGCTGCAGCAGCGCGACGGTTCGGGAGTGAGCGGGTTTTCAGTTCAGGGCCTTCCCACCGCAGGCTCTTCACCCTGCCTCAGGTCCGCGGCCATCTTGACTTGTCCATCAGGCTTcctcccacaatgcactgcgCTCCAGCGCCCCAACTACAAGACCCGGCGGATCAGGAAGAAATGAGGAACTGGACTAACCTCACCACAAAATTACTGAAGAACCAGAATTCAACAGGAAAATAACTACAAAGCTTTTATAGAGCAGAAGAACGATTGTTTATTTCACATAGTTTGATCTGGACATATAAAAGAGAGCGCATCACAGATGACTGAACTTTTGAGTTTTATAAACTTGGAAGAAAATAAGATAGCCATCCTCATCTCAACCAAGTTTAGGTACATAGTGAAAGCATCTTTATTATGAACAtctgacaactttttttttttttttttttttttttgcttcaggcAGTTTTCTGGTTGCTGAGAAGAAGATCCACACTGTGATGGGGCTAAAAGTCATtcaatgacatcatcacatttcagttttcagaccAATCAATATactttaataaaacaaagtttACATGACAGAATATCTGTTTAAAGGAGCAAGTAAACAAGACTGAATCTGACCTCAATTTGATGCTCACGGTATTCGGATCGTGTGCACAGACCTACTCTACCATTGGGTGGATCAAGTCGGCTCTACTCTGGGTCATAATTGACTGTCCGGACCTGATTTGAAATATTAGTGAGACGCTGCTTGAGTTTTCGCTGAGACGATGCATACTGGTTCACCATCTTTTGAAATTTGGCTAACATGACCTCATAACTGGCTTCAATCTGGTTAACTTTGTCTTCCAGGTCTTTGGAATCTGTAGCAGCAACCAGAGACTCATCTATGAGATTGTCTTTCATCAGGATGGCTCGCCCTTTCTCCTCCAGAGCGTATTTAGCGTCAGGATACTCAATGAGTGCCTCCATCAGATCATCTTTGGACAGGGCAAACAGATCAGAGTAGCCCACGCTTCGGATGTTGGCAGTTCTTCGGTTTCCCGCCTTACTGCCCTTGATACCCAGGATGCTGATTTCTCCAAAGTACGCCCCATCACTGAGAACCACAAACTGAGTCACCCCATCGTCTGCTACTACAGCCAGTTTTCCTCCTTTGATGATGTACATTTCCCTGCCAATGTCCCCCTTCTTACAGATGTAGTCACCAGGGCTGAAAACTTGAGGCTGGAGCTTGAGAACCAGTTCGATGAGCAAACCTGCTTCACAGTCTTGAAAGATGCGCACTTTACTCAGGGTCTCCAGATGTACATTGATGGCGATCTCAGCCTTGAGCTTGTCTGGCAAATTTTTCAGTACCTGCTTCTCATCACAGGTTTTGTCCTCCGTCCACAGGTAGTCAAACCATTTCACCACTCTTGCCTCCAGGTCTTTGGTGACCTTTCGAAACTGCATGTACTGCTTAATCGAGTCAATCTTAGCTTGGAACTCCACACGGGCAGCACTCATATTGGAAATCATGGCACCAACATTACCTACAATGGTAGCAAAAATCAGAACCCCTGTGAGGAAATCCACCACCACAAAGAAGTATTCAATGTCTCGGACCGGGGGAGGCGTCTCTCCGATCGTGGTCAGTGTGAGTGTAGACCAGTAAAAGCAGTAAATGTACTGCCGGGCCAGACGAGCAAACTCTGGATACTTCCTCATGTCTGGATACACCCAGGTGTCTGAGCCTAAGCCGAGTATTTTGGAGAAGGCGAAGTAGAGACATGCATTCcagtggatgatgatgatgatgtaaagTACAAGATTACCAATTCGGAATATGTTTGGGAAGTTGGTCCGTGTCTCAGTCCGATCGAAGAACTCAAAGAGTCGGGCTAATTTGAAGAGACGGTTGAACCTCCACTCTGGGTTGTCTACTCCaatttggaaaaacacaatATCAGTGGGAAGCATGGATATGATGTCCAATCTGAACTGACGagtctttgtgtatttctctTTCAGGACCTTTGCATCCTTTACAAGCAGTCCTTGCTCCAGAAAACCTGAACACACGACAAAAGCATCAATATCTGAATCACTAACGTCACAAATTCACCTAATTTCTAATCCCTCACCTGTCCTGGCCCTCACAAACGTGTCAGCGTAGTAAAGGGCATCTGATATGTAGTCCAGAGTCATCCACATGGTCGTGTACGAGTACTGCAGCTCATTAAAGCAAGCCCTAAAGGGAAGACAATGAGGACTTCAGGAACAACAAGAGCAAAAAGGACAAACCAAAGGCAGTGAATTCAGACCTGGCCACCAGCAGCATCAGATTGTAGAAGACTGGGACCGATATGGTGCAAAGCCAGTAGTAGTACAGGTCTGTGGCCGGGTCCATGATCCACACCTCCTTCCTGAATGAGAGTCAGAGGAAGGTAAACTTCAGCTTGtctttatgaatgaaaatgtgactttttgacaagaaaaacaatgtttctACCTTCATCTCATATGAGTTCAGTCGCACTGAGAGCAAGATGCCTGAtttataaaagtgaaaaataagaAGTGGCACTTACGGTTCCTCCTTCTTGTCATCTTTCTTGTCGTCCTTCTTGTCATCCTTCTTGTCGTCCTTCTTGTCATCCTTCTTGTCGTCCTTCTTGTCATCCTTCTTGTCATCCTTTTTGTCATCCTTCTTGTCGTCCTTCTTGTCATCTTTTTTGTCGTCCTTCTTGTCATCCTTTTTTCTGGAAACCCAGACAGGGTTCATTTTTTATCAATTTGACATTCAGTACAGTCAGTCAGCCTGCAGGAGGCACTCTAATGCAACATATCTGTGGTTCTTCATCCATCCCAGAGCTGTGATCCCTCCATCATCAGTCACTTGATTAGTGTGTTCCAGAGGGAGACATTACACCAAGTGCTTCACAGATCAGTGCCACAGTGGCTGCCATGACACTTTTTTGAAAACCTTCGCCTTTCATCCTCCCTAAACTTTTCAAGGTAACCTAATTTTAAAGGGTCTAACAACAAGGAAGCTGTCCAAATATGATAATATATCCAGATGTGTGTCTTGTCTCTCTTACCCatcattgttgttgctgttgttcatgttttgtgCAGCCAGAGACGACCGACTGTCACTGCAAGACCACCACACAGTATGACATCAGTCAACATGGCTGCTCAGTGTTTGAGAGGAAAGCTGAACCCTGTTGCCCAAACTTACCTGCTCCTGGTCCTCAAGTTCTCCTCTGACCTGGACTCTGCAGGGCCAACTCTGCTCCTCATGTGGGTGAGCCTCAGAAAACGGATCACAATGACACCATTGGTTCAGATGAAATACACAATACAATCACTCTCACTGCGGTGTGTCTACTTCCTGCTGTCTCTCAGGTGACATGCAAGTGAGACTCACCTGGACAGGAGTCCTGTCCCCGTGGAAGATGTCTGATCCTGGGTGTCCATCAGCCTGGTGAGATGGGAGACAGTCAGTATGATCTGGAGTTCATCCTGGATAGTCCTGTCTGTGGGTGAACCGTCATGGAGCTGCTAAAGAGCTGATGCTCCACCTCAGCAGGTTTCACTCCACCATGTCTACACCTGCACTGGAATATACACCGGCCTATCCGAGGCTTCTCgagctggaccaggaccaggtttTAGTAAGAGAGGAGACTCTGAAGTGATGGGATGGTTTTGTGTCCTGAGTCAGCAGGTGGGACAAACATATCCACCCGTCCTTAGTCTCATTAGCCCTGCCTGTGTCTTTTTCAGCGCCGTTAACTCAAATCCTCCTCTCCCAGATTACTTCAGATAAAATTAGACCTTCAGTTGTGTCTGAAGctcacagtttctcttttctctcagttAAAAAGCGACAACACCAACAGTTGGTGTGTAACTGTAGTTTACCTGAAAGTGAGCAATGAAGTCCCAACAGTGGAAAGAATTCAGGGGTAGctgttcctcctccttcccATTCAACAGGGGACCTAGGACTCCAGCAGTCCTGGTCTAGTGGTCCTGGTGCAGCAGTCCTAGGTCCAGGAGTACAGATCCCACAGTTGATGTGAGTCTTCTAACACTCCTGTGGACAAAAGCATCCTCTGCTGTGCAGGAGCTTCTTCTGTTCACTGACACTGCTCCACCTCCCCGCAGtcagggggaggggaggggacaAAACAGTAGAGCTTCAGAAGTCAGCAGACACAACCCCTCCATCATGTTGAAATCataaacacaacattgtgtttttcatcatttggaATGAAAGATCATGCACAAGCAGCTGATGTGGTGTTTGCaaacatcacttcctgtgttcgTGTTTGATAAAGCAAAGTCTGATGGGAGATGGTGATCCAACCTGAATCTTAAGATCATTTTCTGATCATCagcatcaccatggcaacagaggaTGCTCTTAATACAGACCTCGTAATCACCAAACTGAACTGATTCACTGCATCCAGAACTGATCCAAGAACTGAGTGATGAGCAGTACTGACTGGATTCCGAGCTGtctctttatttatattcctTCCAGGCTGAGTAAATCCTCTTAGCTAAAGTCAGACACCAGGATCCACCTGCAGCTCTTAGGAGGGACCAGGACAATCCTCCAGCAAACAGCCTAATCCACCAGGACTGAGGAGCCAAAAGAGAGCAGACAGACCCCTTTGGAGCTGGATCGGGGATCCTGTCTGTACCTGCATCATGATCAGGTATTTGTTTCCAAGATCAGCCCTGAAACCTCAACTGGTCCTGATCAGGATTTGTTTGGTCCAGCACATTCATCACACATATTCATTGATCCACCACTAAAAACgatgctgacctctgacctcaggcGTGTGTGGATTAGATTATCTGATGTAAATGAGATTAGCTGTAATCTGTTAATGCCTCCTCACTCTGTTAGTCAGTAAACATAAATATCTTTGTAATAACTCAGTATAAAAGATGATATTAACATAATTTATGACACTTCCATTATGAAATATAGAGCTATCATAAAGCATGTGAGTGATTCTGTGATGTTGAATATGTTTAATATGGATGAATGGTTAAGTGAAAGAACAGGGTGTAATGTAATATCTGAGCTCCTGCAGGGATCTGACTAATCACTTTTATAAATACTGAGTTGCTGCAGGTTGTTTGTGATGTGTCCCAGCATGCATCACCTGAGTCTCTGATGTGTTAACAACCTGCTGACAGGCAGCGGTTGCTCGAGTCCCCCAATTAAATGCCAGGGCTCCCAGGAgacatcttcatcctcctcctcatctgaaAAGCTGGAAACAGGATGACGTCAGCCAAGACTCACCTGCACAGGTTTTTCTCTGATTCTCTGGCATTTATCAGAGCTGATAAAGTTTGGATTTGACCctgaaaagctgaaatgaaactgtGACATAATTCTCAACTCCAACACGTGACTTCTGTGACCTCAGGACGTGACACCTGAGCTGGTGTTGACGGGTGATGCTCCTCGCCTGCCCCCTGCTGTTCACAGGAACAAAAAAGGAACAATcagtcaaatcaaaatgaaaatattggaACAGTCTGGTACGAGTCTCCAACATGATCTGTCAAAGCTCAGGTAAGAATGTTTCTATTTATGAGACATCTGAGACCAAATTTTGGCCTGCTGATAAATGTGTTATAATTAATAACTAATACTGTTAATGTTTATTATAGAGTTCGACAAACTCTCTCTCCCCTTTGCACTCTGCTGGTCGATGAAGATGGCTGCCTGCCCAAGTGTTTCAGGACCTGCTCTGTAAGTACAAAATTATTGATGATTGATGACCCTGCAGAAATATATTCAGCTGCGTGAATATATTTCTGCATGACAATAGAATATATTACTGTAGAAATGTATTCATGTGAACCTGACAAATGCTTTTAATTACAAAAGCCACAGTGGTCGATCCTTGAAACCACAAAGagtagacagacacacacagagacaataaAGGtccattataattttatttgtttctatcTTTGAGTGAATGACAGAGGTGGATGAACAGATCCTGCGAACAGTAAAGCCAGTGTCCTGATCCACCTGAAGAACTCGTATGAACCTGTTCACTCTGCACCGGCTGCATTCATCACAGACCCAGAGGTCACCAGTGAAAGGCTGCGAGACAAGACACTGAACGTGATGATCCCACTTTATTCTGATCAAGACTTCCCTCACTTTGGTTTTGCATTTATACATGAAAATATtctgcaaagaaacaaaatgtacagctgcataaatataaaatttttcCACCATGTTTAATGGCTAAAACATTCAGGAGGTCCATCACGACGTGTGATGAagccagaaacacaacaaacacccGGGTTAGCACCACTGCCCTCACAGCAGGCCGCACACTCAACTTTACATTCAAGACAAGAATCAAAAAAGAAGGTCAAAGGCATGAAGGAGGAAATAAAACCCATCACATTGATTCAACAAAGCACTAAAGACGACGTCCCGAGATCAGCAGGGACGTGAACTAAAAGAGGATAGAAGTTCCCTGGAGTGCAGCTTCCTCATCACACGACGCACCAACCATCTCAGTCATGAAGGAAGTggagtgtgtgttcatgtttcacACACACGTCTACAGCTGCTAAAGCTCGCACACAGAAGACGATGAACGGGGAGGTGAAACTACTGCACACTCCAAAAACATCTACTGAAGCCACagggcggcggcggcggcggcggcaggaGGGGATGAAGACACTTTACAGCAGTGATGACACGTCCCATGGGCCATGGCCGGTGAAACGTCTGTTAcagctgaataaatatttattaggCCTATTTCTACTCTTCCTCTAAATTACATTCTACTGCAGACAGAAATGAAGCGAGGGGGAGAAAGCACATTAACGTCGGTCCTCTAGCAGGTTTCTCTCATGATTCATTCAGGGCTATTGTGATTGATTTAACCGCTATGACCTACCACCCTCACTGAGCGTCTCCTACGGTGGATGGGGGGTTCGGTTTGGTTGGTGTGGATGCGTGGGGGCGGTCAGACAAAGTGCCACGGTTCTGATCACAGTCATAAACTGTTGACCTGGATCTTGATGTCAAAACGTCCCTGGTAGCGGTCCTTGTCGCTGTAGTTGATGTTGTCCCCGAACACTTTGCACTCGATGCGCAGTTCGGTGTTCTGCGTCAGGTTGGTGAACTGCAGAGCCACCAGCGGCTGCAGGTACTGGGGGTGCAGCAGCTTGCCGTAGTAGGGGTAATACTGCAGGGGGAAGCCGCCGCCGATGCCGTAGTACTTGATCTCTCCGATCTTCCCGGCATCCTCCTCTTTCTGAGGGAGCCAGGAGAAGAACATGTTACTGATGGAGCTTGCAGAGcaaagagaaaccacagcagaaTACGGGACGTACCTTGTTGGTGCAGTAGAGTGGGATCACGTTGGGCCGGACTTTGTACTGGGCCTCCTCAGGGATGGTCTCGTTGGAGCTTGGAGGCTggacaaggggggggggggggtcagctttttgttttctcatgaGATTCAACACTGGGGagaatttcaacatttaaataattaccCTTGGGCGGAAGTTGACGATCCTGTTGAGCTTCACGATCAGGCAGGGCTTCCCCTCCTTGAACCCGAACTCGCGGTCCTCGAGGCCGGAGCAGGGACCCAGGAGGCTCCTGGGGAAGCGGCAGGCCTTCCTGATGCCCACGTCGCTCTCCAAGTCACCGCGGTTCTTGTACTCTGCAGGTTCCCCTGGAGGGAGGAAGTGAGGAGGTTAGTGAGCCTCTTGGGTTCTGGTCCATTTCTCAGGACATAGGCTGGACAGGAAAACCCACCTCCACAGTCCTCATACTTCATCTGGTCCCTTTGCATATCATCGTCATACTTGACCAGGAAGTCCTTCAGGGCCTTGGCGTAGGGCAGGTAAGTCTCCACGTCGTTGAGGCTGAAGACCACCTCAGCCTTTTCTGAGATTGGGGTGTGTGTTAGACCTGCAAGGACAACAAGACAAAATCTAGCCATTGTGCTCCTTTCAGGGACAGCTGCTGTGTGGGAAAAATGAAAGCTGATCAGAGTCAGGTCAGATCCAATTTCAGCTGCTCCTTCCTGAAGCAGCTGAATTTGGCCCAGACTTGACCAAACAGACAGATGGTGGATCTCAGGTGACTCGTGTGTTAAAATAGCTGATGAGCTGCTTCCTTTGAAAATGCTGATCAGTAGACTTCGTGACCCACGATGCACCTGAACCCTCTGAGACTGTCCCACACATGCTCAGTCTGACCCGAGAGCCCCCTGCTCGCCTCCCTCACCATGGCAACTGCGATGCGAACACACAGAGGAGGCAGCTCTGGGACCAGGATGATGGTTTGATTTCCAAAACAACATCCATCATCAGCAGCTCagactcattttcattttttaacatctgcagatttttttcatctggATTTGGTTTAAATCAGCTCTAATGTCGGCTCAGTCgtctgacagacaggaagtgggtgGGGATTCTTACCTGGGGGGGCGACTCTGTCCTGCCAGGTGGGCTTGTAGTTGCTGAGGGTGAGCAGCAGAGCTTGGATGGTCCCGATGAAGATCCCAGCCAGACAGCCATAGAAGATCACGTAGAACAGGAGGATCTTAACTGTGGAGGAACAGAGGAATGTCAGCCAGGGGTCTGAACAAAATCATCCTAGGTTCTACTGGGGATGTCCCAcagacaggtcaaaggtcacagggtCACTGACAGAGGTGGGCTATAGGAGATGTAGGAGCAACAGACTGCACATCTCCTCTaccagctgatgatgatgatgaagagtgGAGTCGTCTCACCTGTCAGCTGTTCTCAGGTTGACcatctttgtgtttccatgGCGATTGTgtatttaacaaacaaacaaaaaaaaaaacaccttgtgcattaaagaggaaacaaaccGGATTAAATCTGACACCGACACCAGTCGCCATGGCAACACCCTCCATCCCCTCCGTCACGAATAACTACAGAGAGGTCAGGCCACACCCATCCACAAACCCCACCCCCACTTTCACCTCAGCTGCACACCTGCAcgcctccacttcctgtgtgtgtgtgtgtgtgcgcgcgcgcacatcACAGCTGAGTGACAAAAAGCTTGTTAGGCTACAGTTTATATGATGTCACAGCTCAGAGGAAACACCTCCTCAGGTGAGACCTGATCAAACATGATCAATAACTCTGGATGTGATCATTGTGTTTCTGAAGAAGGACTGATCCGGGTCCAAGGACTCTATCAGACAACAACCTGCTAACAGGAGTCAGTCTCCTCTGTCAGACGAGAAGCACAAAGCCGCCATTCAGGACGACAGGGCCGCCATTGTGTGTCCGGATCAAAGGAATGTGACTGTGAAATGAGCAGGGAGCTGCTGGCTCCTCCGGGTCCGGACTCAGCATGAGGCTCTGCAGGACAAAGTCAAAGGGTCAcagcagacctgcagcagctcgGCTCGGACCAGGTCCTCCCATGTGAGTCCAACACATGTGACATGTCCC is a window of Echeneis naucrates chromosome 2, fEcheNa1.1, whole genome shotgun sequence DNA encoding:
- the LOC115053394 gene encoding cyclic nucleotide-gated channel cone photoreceptor subunit alpha-like; the protein is MDTQDQTSSTGTGLLSRLTHMRSRVGPAESRSEENLRTRSSDSRSSLAAQNMNNSNNNDGKKDDKKDDKKDDKKDDKKDDKKDDKKDDKKDDKKDDKKDDKKEEPKEVWIMDPATDLYYYWLCTISVPVFYNLMLLVARACFNELQYSYTTMWMTLDYISDALYYADTFVRARTGFLEQGLLVKDAKVLKEKYTKTRQFRLDIISMLPTDIVFFQIGVDNPEWRFNRLFKLARLFEFFDRTETRTNFPNIFRIGNLVLYIIIIIHWNACLYFAFSKILGLGSDTWVYPDMRKYPEFARLARQYIYCFYWSTLTLTTIGETPPPVRDIEYFFVVVDFLTGVLIFATIVGNVGAMISNMSAARVEFQAKIDSIKQYMQFRKVTKDLEARVVKWFDYLWTEDKTCDEKQVLKNLPDKLKAEIAINVHLETLSKVRIFQDCEAGLLIELVLKLQPQVFSPGDYICKKGDIGREMYIIKGGKLAVVADDGVTQFVVLSDGAYFGEISILGIKGSKAGNRRTANIRSVGYSDLFALSKDDLMEALIEYPDAKYALEEKGRAILMKDNLIDESLVAATDSKDLEDKVNQIEASYEVMLAKFQKMVNQYASSQRKLKQRLTNISNQVRTVNYDPE
- the atp1b1b gene encoding sodium/potassium-transporting ATPase subunit beta-1b, giving the protein MPSNKDDGGWKKFLWDSEKGELLGRTGSSWFKILLFYVIFYGCLAGIFIGTIQALLLTLSNYKPTWQDRVAPPGLTHTPISEKAEVVFSLNDVETYLPYAKALKDFLVKYDDDMQRDQMKYEDCGGEPAEYKNRGDLESDVGIRKACRFPRSLLGPCSGLEDREFGFKEGKPCLIVKLNRIVNFRPRPPSSNETIPEEAQYKVRPNVIPLYCTNKKEEDAGKIGEIKYYGIGGGFPLQYYPYYGKLLHPQYLQPLVALQFTNLTQNTELRIECKVFGDNINYSDKDRYQGRFDIKIQVNSL